One genomic window of Halorhabdus sp. CBA1104 includes the following:
- a CDS encoding polysaccharide deacetylase family protein has product MASPPRAVLTIDAESFAHTPAYRTAGGTVADPDVGPEQIDRLVETMAEYDARGTWFVVGELARDHPDRIEEVAANGHEIGSHTVTHRHLTDLAADTRQAELRDSRESLETITGQSVTGFRAPSFDIGADHFEMLAETGYQYDSSTVPCRSIPGWYGGEWSIQRPTTADTIQSGANASIGELPVAVMPGLRLPLTGSWLRFFGVRYTIAGMRWLARRGIAPVLYVHPWEFADLPRVEGVPRRVYVRTGAWMWRALERILEADFEFVTARSVLESETDTFEPGAAPDN; this is encoded by the coding sequence ATGGCGTCACCACCGCGGGCCGTCCTCACGATCGACGCCGAGAGCTTCGCCCACACGCCCGCCTACCGGACGGCCGGTGGCACCGTCGCCGATCCGGATGTCGGCCCCGAACAGATCGACCGACTCGTCGAGACGATGGCCGAGTACGACGCCCGAGGGACCTGGTTCGTCGTCGGCGAGTTGGCACGCGATCACCCCGATCGGATCGAGGAGGTCGCCGCGAACGGCCACGAGATCGGGTCCCACACGGTGACTCACCGTCACCTCACGGATCTGGCTGCCGACACACGCCAAGCGGAACTGCGGGACTCCCGGGAATCGCTCGAAACCATCACGGGCCAGTCGGTGACTGGCTTCCGTGCCCCATCCTTCGATATTGGGGCCGATCACTTCGAGATGCTCGCCGAGACGGGCTACCAGTACGACTCCAGTACTGTCCCGTGCCGGTCGATTCCGGGCTGGTACGGCGGCGAGTGGTCGATCCAGCGGCCGACGACCGCCGACACAATCCAGTCGGGCGCGAACGCGTCGATCGGTGAACTCCCGGTCGCCGTGATGCCCGGACTTCGACTGCCACTGACGGGGTCGTGGCTGCGCTTTTTCGGCGTCCGCTATACGATCGCCGGCATGCGATGGCTGGCACGGCGCGGGATTGCGCCGGTGCTGTACGTCCACCCCTGGGAGTTCGCCGACCTGCCACGCGTCGAAGGGGTGCCCCGTCGGGTGTACGTCCGGACCGGCGCGTGGATGTGGCGAGCGCTCGAACGCATCTTGGAGGCCGACTTCGAGTTCGTGACTGCCCGTTCGGTACTTGAGAGCGAGACCGACACCTTCGAACCGGGCGCGGCGCCGGACAACTAG
- a CDS encoding sulfatase-like hydrolase/transferase yields MTDDIVLVTADSVRRDFVDAMSFLDGHDVLTGVTAGHYTRPSLAALQSSRVRAAVESKVIGPTLAEVLGEAGYTTIGLVPSAQADPTFDFDAGFEYYDNFMSGAGNPAKNRRSRFREYLGSFDLVRQVYRRVYPMAANMDDLPDDEEVLETAIEQFNDADGPRFLWVHLMGTHRPYGSGDDAIPNALDRTAEAAGGRHWFGSNEVSDAGHERIVSAYRDALGRADERIEQLLDALDSDPIFAFAADHGEELGEEGYYYHQGYRRRVADSLIQVPVVLDGIETLGERLSLLDIAPTLVAGVGLETPNAWQGTDLTSGRTEQTLTVAPWHEQATVCWQDFERKLIARDAEVSFQRGEETAAVSSSDVSADVEQQLKDLGYADAG; encoded by the coding sequence ATGACCGACGACATCGTTCTCGTGACGGCCGACTCCGTGCGACGCGACTTCGTCGACGCGATGTCGTTTCTCGACGGCCACGACGTCCTCACCGGGGTGACCGCCGGCCACTACACGCGCCCGAGCCTGGCGGCACTGCAATCTTCCCGGGTGCGCGCTGCCGTCGAGTCGAAAGTCATCGGGCCGACGCTTGCGGAGGTGCTCGGCGAGGCGGGCTACACCACCATCGGTCTCGTGCCATCCGCCCAGGCCGATCCAACCTTCGATTTCGACGCCGGCTTCGAGTACTACGACAACTTCATGTCCGGGGCAGGCAACCCCGCGAAGAACCGACGCAGCCGGTTCCGGGAGTACCTGGGCTCGTTCGATCTCGTCCGGCAGGTCTACCGGCGCGTCTACCCGATGGCCGCCAATATGGACGACCTGCCCGACGACGAGGAAGTCCTCGAAACCGCGATCGAGCAGTTCAACGACGCCGATGGGCCGCGGTTTCTGTGGGTCCACCTCATGGGCACCCACCGCCCGTACGGCTCGGGCGACGACGCGATCCCGAACGCCCTCGATCGAACGGCCGAGGCCGCGGGCGGGCGCCACTGGTTTGGCTCGAACGAAGTGAGCGACGCGGGCCACGAACGGATCGTCTCGGCCTATCGGGACGCTCTCGGGCGGGCCGACGAGCGGATCGAACAGTTGCTCGACGCACTCGACAGCGATCCCATCTTCGCGTTCGCGGCCGATCACGGCGAAGAACTCGGCGAAGAGGGCTACTACTACCACCAGGGCTATCGCCGCCGGGTAGCCGACTCGTTGATACAGGTGCCGGTGGTCCTCGACGGCATCGAGACGCTTGGCGAGCGGCTGAGTCTGCTCGATATCGCGCCGACGCTGGTCGCGGGCGTCGGCCTGGAGACCCCTAACGCCTGGCAGGGGACAGATCTCACGAGTGGACGGACCGAGCAGACACTAACGGTTGCGCCGTGGCACGAGCAGGCGACGGTCTGCTGGCAGGACTTCGAGCGGAAACTGATCGCTCGCGACGCCGAGGTATCGTTCCAGCGCGGCGAGGAGACGGCGGCCGTCAGTTCGAGTGACGTCTCGGCGGACGTCGAGCAACAACTCAAGGATCTGGGGTATGCTGACGCTGGCTAG
- a CDS encoding lysylphosphatidylglycerol synthase transmembrane domain-containing protein has product MSESRQRLVTAARYAIGLAVLAWLVSQTDWGKVAGTLGQIDPLVVVAILGLSIVGLLARFWTWHVLLNRLARTPFRVAAGTTLSVAFVNHLSPTQAVGRSLAPVVLRQYTGRSWGTLVAVAALHTALYATLYGLVATVGLLVFGLSMAPWLLAALAVSAAVYLVVGVTVIVAGTRLDGVGTLASGLERRLPTDRIPLAGEAIERFLGALPDLGADAAETFSTLLGSPRTPIAYAAGWIVALMAVPAARSWLLLDAVGEPFTPAILLPLALVTAYAVTFVPVTPGGVGVAEASGTLVLAALGVPPAVGAPTILVDRFLGVYLPALAGWYPTIQLDLSRTSGE; this is encoded by the coding sequence ATGAGTGAGAGCCGACAGCGCCTGGTGACCGCTGCCCGCTACGCGATCGGGCTGGCGGTGTTGGCGTGGCTGGTGAGCCAGACCGACTGGGGGAAAGTCGCCGGCACTCTCGGGCAGATCGATCCGCTGGTCGTCGTGGCGATCCTCGGCCTCTCTATCGTGGGACTGTTGGCCCGCTTTTGGACCTGGCACGTCCTGCTCAATCGACTCGCCCGGACGCCGTTTCGCGTGGCTGCGGGCACGACCCTGTCGGTCGCGTTCGTCAATCACCTCAGCCCGACCCAGGCCGTCGGGCGGTCGCTCGCTCCCGTCGTCCTCAGACAGTACACCGGCCGATCGTGGGGGACACTCGTTGCTGTCGCCGCACTCCACACCGCGCTGTACGCGACGCTGTACGGGCTGGTCGCTACCGTCGGTCTACTCGTGTTCGGGTTGTCGATGGCGCCGTGGCTGTTGGCCGCGCTGGCGGTCTCGGCGGCGGTCTACCTCGTTGTCGGAGTGACGGTGATCGTCGCTGGGACACGCCTCGACGGGGTAGGCACACTCGCCAGCGGGCTCGAACGACGGCTCCCGACTGATCGCATTCCGCTCGCGGGCGAGGCAATCGAGCGGTTTCTGGGAGCGCTGCCGGACCTGGGCGCCGATGCCGCCGAGACGTTTTCCACGCTGCTTGGCTCTCCCCGGACGCCAATCGCGTACGCTGCCGGGTGGATCGTCGCGCTCATGGCCGTCCCCGCCGCACGGAGTTGGTTGCTCTTAGACGCCGTCGGCGAGCCGTTTACCCCCGCGATCCTCCTCCCACTGGCGTTGGTGACCGCCTACGCCGTCACGTTCGTGCCGGTCACGCCCGGCGGTGTCGGCGTCGCCGAAGCCTCGGGAACGCTCGTCCTGGCCGCGCTGGGCGTCCCACCGGCGGTCGGTGCGCCGACGATCCTGGTCGATCGATTCCTGGGAGTCTACCTGCCGGCGTTGGCGGGTTGGTACCCCACGATCCAGCTCGATCTCTCCCGGACGAGCGGCGAGTGA
- the thsB gene encoding thermosome subunit beta: MQGQPMVILDDEAQRMKDDDAQSHNISAARAVAQSVRSTLGPKGMDKMLVSQIGDVTVTNDGVTILQEMDIDNPTAEMVVEVAEAQEDEAGDGTTTAVATAGELLKNAEDLLEQDIHPTAIIRGFDMAVKQAREEIDDIAEAVDPDDEAILKSVAETSMTGKGAELNLDLLSDLVVNAIQAVTVDAEDGSTIVDLEFVDIESKPGRPASDSTLVEGAVVDEDPVHEDMPTDLTDANALLLDTALELDETEADAQLSVDDPEQLQQFIEQEEAQLREMVETIDAAGADVVFCQKGIDDMVEHLLAKRDILAVERTKKSDIEFLTEVLGARIVSDLESLTEADLGTGDITREEDDGWFVVESDGHGVTLLIRGSTEHVSDELERGINDALDVVASTVSDGRVLAGGGATEVELAGRIRDYADSVSGREQLAVEAFADALELVPRVLAENAGLDSIDTLVELRSAHESGDKRAGLNVFSGDVVDTYDDGVVEPAHAKTQALSSAAEAANLVLKIDDIIQAEQTEGEGGPGGAPGGMGGMGGGMGGMM, translated from the coding sequence ATGCAGGGCCAACCGATGGTCATTCTCGACGACGAGGCCCAGCGGATGAAAGACGACGACGCCCAGAGTCACAATATTTCGGCGGCTCGGGCGGTCGCACAGTCGGTCCGGTCGACACTCGGACCGAAAGGAATGGACAAGATGCTCGTCTCCCAGATCGGGGACGTCACCGTCACCAACGACGGCGTCACCATCCTCCAGGAGATGGACATCGACAACCCGACGGCAGAGATGGTCGTCGAGGTCGCCGAGGCCCAGGAGGACGAGGCCGGCGACGGCACGACGACGGCAGTCGCGACGGCCGGCGAGCTCCTGAAAAACGCCGAGGACCTGCTCGAACAGGACATTCATCCGACGGCGATCATTCGTGGGTTCGACATGGCCGTCAAGCAGGCCCGCGAGGAGATCGACGACATCGCCGAGGCTGTCGACCCTGACGACGAGGCGATTCTCAAGTCCGTCGCCGAGACGAGTATGACGGGCAAGGGGGCCGAACTCAACCTCGACCTCCTCTCGGATCTGGTCGTCAACGCGATCCAGGCTGTCACCGTCGACGCCGAGGACGGCTCGACGATCGTCGACCTGGAGTTCGTCGACATCGAGTCCAAGCCGGGCCGTCCCGCAAGCGACTCCACGCTCGTCGAGGGCGCGGTCGTCGACGAGGATCCCGTCCACGAGGACATGCCGACAGACCTCACGGACGCGAACGCTCTCTTGCTGGATACGGCACTCGAACTCGACGAGACCGAAGCCGACGCCCAGCTCAGCGTCGACGATCCCGAGCAGCTCCAGCAGTTCATCGAGCAAGAAGAGGCCCAGCTCCGGGAGATGGTCGAGACGATCGATGCGGCCGGCGCTGACGTCGTCTTCTGCCAGAAGGGCATCGACGACATGGTCGAGCATCTCCTGGCCAAGCGAGACATTTTGGCCGTCGAACGCACCAAGAAATCCGACATCGAATTCCTGACCGAAGTGCTTGGCGCACGGATCGTCTCGGACCTGGAATCGCTGACCGAGGCCGACCTCGGCACCGGCGACATCACCCGGGAGGAAGACGATGGCTGGTTCGTCGTCGAAAGCGACGGCCACGGCGTGACGCTGTTGATCCGTGGCTCGACCGAGCACGTCAGCGACGAACTCGAACGCGGGATCAACGACGCCCTGGACGTCGTTGCCTCGACAGTCAGCGACGGGCGAGTGCTTGCCGGTGGCGGCGCGACAGAAGTCGAACTCGCGGGCCGGATCCGCGATTACGCCGACAGCGTCAGTGGCCGCGAACAGCTCGCCGTCGAAGCCTTCGCCGATGCGCTGGAACTCGTCCCGCGCGTCCTGGCCGAGAACGCCGGCCTCGATTCGATCGACACGCTGGTCGAACTCCGCTCGGCCCACGAGAGCGGCGACAAGCGCGCCGGTCTGAACGTCTTCAGCGGTGACGTCGTCGACACGTACGACGACGGCGTCGTCGAACCGGCCCACGCCAAGACCCAGGCCCTCTCCAGTGCGGCAGAAGCCGCCAACCTGGTCCTGAAGATCGACGACATCATCCAGGCCGAGCAGACGGAAGGCGAAGGCGGTCCGGGCGGCGCCCCCGGCGGCATGGGCGGCATGGGCGGCGGTATGGGCGGCATGATGTAG
- the serS gene encoding serine--tRNA ligase: protein MLPRQYIREHPEDVRKMLAARGVTDVDLDAILEIDEEWRELKARGDDLRHERNEVSSKIGQLKQDGDDEAAQDAIERSQELKTELQDVEERADELERELEQRLLEIPNIPQDDVPEGDDESDNVEVRRWGFDERRDLPENVAPHYDLGEELDILDFERGAKVSGGGFYFLKGEAARLEHALIQFMRDIHREQGYEEVFPPIPVSSESMTGTGQLPKFADDAYKLEDEDLWLCPTAEVPVTNMYRDEILLSEDLPLKHQAYTPNFRQEAGEHGTETRGIVRVHQFNKVELVNFVEPDDSDARLDGLLDEAEAVLQRLGLPYRVLDLCTGDLTFASAKTYDIEVWAPGDDMAEGPAEGGRWLEVSSASNFEDFQARRAGLRYRPERHESAEYLHTLNASGVALPRVLVAILEYYQNDDGTVTVPEALRPYMDGQARIEGSEKVGESALGAGDRD, encoded by the coding sequence ATGTTACCACGCCAGTACATTCGCGAGCACCCTGAAGACGTCCGGAAGATGCTCGCGGCCCGCGGCGTCACTGACGTCGATCTCGATGCCATCCTGGAGATCGACGAGGAGTGGCGCGAGTTGAAGGCCCGCGGCGACGACCTCAGACACGAGCGCAACGAAGTCTCTTCGAAGATCGGCCAGCTCAAACAGGACGGCGACGACGAGGCTGCCCAGGACGCTATCGAGCGCTCCCAGGAACTCAAGACCGAACTTCAAGACGTCGAGGAACGCGCCGACGAACTCGAGCGCGAGCTGGAACAGCGCCTCCTCGAAATTCCGAATATCCCACAGGACGACGTTCCCGAGGGTGACGACGAGAGCGATAACGTCGAAGTCCGCCGCTGGGGCTTCGATGAGCGCCGAGATCTCCCCGAGAACGTGGCCCCACACTACGACCTTGGCGAGGAACTTGACATCTTAGACTTCGAACGCGGCGCGAAAGTCTCGGGCGGCGGCTTCTACTTCTTGAAGGGCGAGGCTGCCCGGCTGGAACACGCCCTCATCCAGTTCATGCGTGATATCCACCGCGAGCAGGGGTACGAAGAGGTGTTTCCGCCGATCCCTGTTTCGAGTGAGTCGATGACAGGGACGGGTCAACTCCCCAAATTCGCCGACGACGCCTACAAACTCGAAGACGAGGACCTCTGGTTGTGTCCGACCGCCGAGGTGCCGGTGACGAACATGTATCGCGACGAGATCCTCCTCTCTGAGGATCTGCCGTTGAAACACCAGGCTTACACCCCGAACTTCCGCCAGGAAGCCGGCGAGCACGGCACCGAGACCCGTGGGATCGTTCGTGTCCACCAGTTCAACAAGGTGGAGTTGGTCAACTTCGTCGAACCCGACGACAGCGACGCACGTCTCGACGGATTGCTCGATGAAGCCGAAGCAGTCCTCCAGCGGTTGGGCCTCCCCTATCGCGTACTCGATCTCTGTACTGGTGATTTGACATTTGCGTCGGCCAAAACCTACGATATCGAGGTCTGGGCCCCCGGCGACGACATGGCGGAGGGTCCGGCGGAGGGCGGTCGCTGGCTCGAGGTCTCTTCGGCGTCGAACTTCGAGGACTTCCAGGCCCGCCGGGCCGGGCTACGCTACCGGCCAGAACGGCACGAATCGGCCGAGTATCTCCACACGCTGAACGCCTCCGGGGTCGCGCTGCCCCGCGTCTTGGTGGCGATTCTGGAGTACTATCAGAACGACGACGGCACCGTGACCGTCCCCGAGGCGTTACGCCCGTACATGGACGGCCAAGCACGCATCGAAGGCTCGGAGAAAGTCGGCGAAAGTGCCCTCGGTGCCGGCGACCGGGACTGA
- a CDS encoding uracil-DNA glycosylase family protein, which translates to MEHMDGLSVRGCRRCEALVESRSRIVDGVGPADADLLLVGEAPGEQEDQGGEPFVGRSGGVLDEGLRDAGLARADVRITNCLRCRPPENRDPTTEELEHCRQYLEREIEIVDPEVIVTLGKVPGEHLLGRDVAVTNEAGSIEDVEIRGTTRRVLVCVHPAATLYDRSQRETFDATIQQASDLAGDGGQAELGDF; encoded by the coding sequence ATGGAACACATGGACGGCCTCTCCGTGAGGGGGTGTCGACGCTGCGAGGCGCTCGTCGAGTCGCGCTCGCGGATCGTCGACGGCGTTGGCCCCGCCGACGCCGACTTGCTGTTGGTCGGTGAGGCCCCGGGCGAGCAGGAAGATCAGGGGGGCGAACCCTTTGTCGGCCGGAGCGGGGGCGTACTGGACGAGGGATTGCGGGACGCGGGACTCGCCCGCGCGGACGTACGCATCACTAACTGTCTGCGGTGTCGGCCACCGGAGAATCGCGATCCGACGACCGAAGAACTGGAGCATTGTCGACAGTACCTCGAACGCGAGATCGAGATCGTCGACCCCGAAGTGATCGTCACGCTGGGAAAAGTACCCGGCGAGCACCTGCTCGGGCGAGACGTTGCCGTCACCAACGAAGCCGGCTCGATAGAAGACGTCGAGATCAGAGGGACGACCCGGCGTGTGCTGGTGTGTGTTCATCCTGCCGCGACGCTGTACGATCGGAGTCAGCGCGAAACCTTCGACGCGACCATCCAGCAAGCGAGCGACCTGGCCGGCGACGGCGGGCAAGCGGAACTGGGCGACTTTTGA
- a CDS encoding DUF99 family protein, producing the protein MKSGVRVLGIAESFVDEQSTLCGAVVRASRVADGFVFGRCTVGGRDATAAVLGMVDRLDRADVRSLLLAGIAPAWFNFFDLPRLHEETGLPVVAVTFEDSSGLEATLREEFDGEALAWRLATYRAQPTRESVSVNGETVFVRQVGCDHAEARELLAAFTPDGGRPEPLRVARLAARAADERFEDDSGSRSRD; encoded by the coding sequence GTGAAATCCGGCGTCCGTGTCCTCGGGATCGCCGAATCCTTCGTCGACGAGCAGTCGACGCTCTGTGGCGCAGTGGTCCGTGCGAGTCGTGTCGCCGACGGTTTCGTCTTCGGGCGGTGTACCGTCGGCGGGCGTGACGCGACCGCGGCCGTCCTCGGGATGGTCGATCGCTTAGACCGAGCGGACGTCCGCTCGCTTTTGCTCGCGGGGATCGCGCCCGCGTGGTTCAACTTCTTCGACCTGCCGCGGCTCCACGAGGAGACGGGGCTGCCTGTCGTTGCCGTCACCTTCGAGGACAGTTCGGGCCTCGAAGCGACGCTCCGTGAGGAATTCGACGGCGAAGCACTCGCCTGGCGGCTGGCCACCTACCGGGCACAACCGACACGAGAGTCCGTCAGTGTCAACGGCGAGACGGTCTTCGTCCGGCAGGTCGGCTGTGATCACGCGGAGGCCCGAGAACTCCTCGCCGCGTTTACGCCCGACGGCGGGCGACCCGAACCACTCCGAGTGGCTCGACTGGCCGCCAGAGCTGCCGACGAACGGTTCGAAGACGACAGCGGGAGTCGATCGAGAGACTAG
- a CDS encoding DUF5786 family protein encodes MGFGSYDESEQENQDLDADFDDDEGVNAAENTHNGDVEFEFTASNDELLDKLSDIKENT; translated from the coding sequence ATGGGGTTCGGGAGTTACGACGAATCCGAACAGGAGAACCAGGACCTCGATGCCGATTTCGACGATGATGAAGGGGTTAACGCCGCGGAAAACACACACAACGGTGACGTCGAATTCGAGTTTACCGCCTCGAACGACGAACTGCTCGATAAGTTATCCGACATCAAGGAGAACACGTAA
- a CDS encoding MBL fold metallo-hydrolase — MDVYNVTADAETFTANAYLATGERPTLVDAGAMAGVVDVIRNDTDTVDAVVLTHQHGDHVAELDAVLDAFDADLYAEAGHPRRTDALADGDTLQIGDESFEVIATPGHADDHVSLVSESALFSGDVVVHDDGAFENGSFGRTDKPGQSRERLIESIREILDRLPAGVEHMYSGHGGVFHGDVRDVVQTALQRAERREPKYD; from the coding sequence ATGGACGTGTACAATGTCACAGCCGACGCGGAGACGTTCACCGCCAACGCCTACCTGGCGACCGGCGAGCGTCCGACGCTCGTCGATGCCGGTGCGATGGCTGGTGTCGTCGACGTGATCCGGAACGATACCGACACAGTGGACGCCGTCGTGCTCACTCACCAGCACGGCGATCACGTTGCCGAACTCGATGCGGTCCTCGATGCCTTCGACGCGGATCTGTACGCCGAGGCTGGGCATCCACGCCGGACGGACGCGCTCGCAGACGGCGACACGCTCCAGATCGGCGACGAGTCGTTCGAGGTCATCGCCACGCCCGGGCACGCCGACGATCACGTCTCGCTGGTCAGTGAGTCGGCGCTGTTCTCGGGTGACGTCGTGGTCCACGACGACGGTGCCTTCGAGAACGGCAGTTTCGGGCGGACGGACAAGCCGGGCCAGTCCCGTGAGCGACTTATCGAGAGCATTCGCGAGATCCTCGATCGGCTACCAGCGGGAGTCGAACACATGTATAGCGGTCACGGCGGTGTCTTCCACGGTGACGTCCGGGATGTCGTCCAGACGGCACTACAACGAGCCGAGCGACGAGAGCCCAAATACGACTGA
- a CDS encoding DNA-directed RNA polymerase subunit epsilon, which translates to MNGEGVDSSGQVAEPAERERREWRKQRDVSAEPGDGALSRAEARRDELIRQWDMVTPSATTIGRPDRPGDDLDDSLRRLHNEQHPAMAGHAERMHRLDKARITHALCNALDLTPWERDRVLGIVTEIDLTAFGSQRAIPKVALVVIQHVVDSERQGALGLDDPERLAALTPDEMASLYDHFQSITDDERYRQLIDSYGLDMTSVNRLDRVLDEQLDEQGLRDAVFGRSGQNVKRWAIAEESDADTA; encoded by the coding sequence ATGAACGGCGAGGGCGTCGATAGCAGTGGGCAGGTCGCCGAACCGGCCGAGCGTGAGCGTCGCGAGTGGCGAAAGCAACGAGACGTCTCCGCCGAGCCGGGCGACGGGGCACTGTCGCGAGCGGAAGCCCGACGGGACGAACTGATCCGGCAATGGGACATGGTGACGCCCAGTGCGACCACGATCGGTCGCCCGGATCGCCCCGGTGACGACCTCGATGACTCACTGCGGCGACTCCACAACGAGCAACATCCCGCCATGGCCGGCCACGCCGAACGGATGCACCGCCTCGATAAGGCCCGGATCACCCACGCGCTGTGTAACGCCCTGGATCTGACGCCCTGGGAACGCGATCGCGTGCTTGGCATCGTGACCGAGATCGACCTCACGGCGTTTGGCAGCCAGCGAGCGATCCCCAAGGTCGCTCTAGTGGTCATCCAGCACGTCGTCGACAGCGAGCGCCAGGGGGCACTCGGCCTGGACGACCCCGAGCGACTCGCCGCACTGACGCCCGACGAGATGGCCTCGCTGTACGATCACTTCCAGTCGATCACCGACGACGAGCGATACCGGCAGTTGATCGACAGCTACGGGCTGGACATGACCAGCGTCAACCGACTCGATCGGGTTTTAGACGAGCAACTCGACGAGCAGGGGCTTCGAGACGCCGTCTTCGGTCGCTCCGGTCAAAACGTCAAGCGGTGGGCAATTGCCGAGGAAAGCGACGCGGACACTGCCTAG
- a CDS encoding pyrroline-5-carboxylate reductase, translated as MVHVSVIGCGHMGGAIVRGLADSEHRVTACDVEESALEELAGVAEETTTDLTEAAEAPVVVLAIEPDIVGALLGDLSLGTDQTVVSVAAGISTAFLDARTEATVVRMMPNVAAEYGEMAAAVSPEPGANVATLLDDLGTWVPIDEAHMDLATAINGSGPAFVFYLIGAMAEAGIDGGLDPDAAHALAAQTFKGAAETVLQSETGVDELIDAVATEGGTTIEGMEVLWDSDVEAVLGETVAATKERSAEITSEVGDE; from the coding sequence ATGGTTCACGTGAGCGTCATCGGCTGTGGCCACATGGGCGGGGCGATCGTCCGTGGGCTCGCCGACAGCGAGCACCGGGTGACGGCCTGCGACGTCGAGGAATCGGCGCTTGAAGAGCTAGCCGGAGTCGCCGAGGAGACGACGACCGACCTCACGGAGGCGGCCGAGGCTCCGGTCGTCGTCCTCGCCATCGAGCCGGATATCGTTGGGGCTCTCCTGGGGGACCTGTCTCTCGGTACCGACCAGACCGTCGTCTCGGTGGCAGCAGGGATTTCGACGGCGTTCCTCGACGCACGAACGGAGGCCACAGTCGTCCGGATGATGCCCAATGTGGCGGCCGAGTACGGCGAGATGGCCGCAGCAGTCTCGCCCGAGCCGGGAGCGAACGTCGCCACGTTGCTCGATGACCTGGGGACGTGGGTGCCCATCGACGAGGCCCACATGGATCTCGCGACGGCGATCAACGGCAGCGGGCCGGCCTTCGTCTTCTACCTGATCGGTGCGATGGCCGAGGCGGGCATCGACGGTGGGCTCGATCCTGACGCCGCCCACGCCCTCGCGGCACAGACGTTCAAAGGGGCCGCCGAGACCGTCCTCCAGAGCGAGACGGGCGTCGACGAGTTGATCGACGCCGTCGCGACGGAAGGCGGCACGACGATCGAGGGCATGGAGGTGCTGTGGGACAGCGACGTCGAAGCCGTCCTCGGCGAGACGGTGGCCGCCACCAAAGAGCGATCGGCGGAGATCACCAGCGAGGTCGGCGATGAGTGA